A window of the Oligoflexus sp. genome harbors these coding sequences:
- a CDS encoding GMC oxidoreductase, which translates to MKFDAEALVIGSGFGGGVLACRLARKWPQDVMVVERGKRYGFGAFPRSPHDMANNFFVQREDGHRRPRFVPKESTNGLFDIRSYDHIDVVQAAGLGGGSLIYANVWLEPPEAIFDERWPASCKKKDLEPYYAVTKKVLGARTIPTAENDPRRNMTRTQYFSKAAKALGRKSELVPLMVYFGKDPARPLDPGLQETNRYGALQSSCNYCAECDVGCNIQAKNSTDRNYLHVAEHKYGARILTEHEAQSIAPLNASGHVDPTADGQFGYEVLVRDLTNGNVRPFRVRRVVASAGTLGTNELLLKCRDRMKTLPKISPYLGHGFSGNGDFLSFIVDADRPANPNYGPVITQRIDFNLFENFDKERAFIMEDASYPNILAWFIEGQKPAIFKVKAFWRGLVEMIRTWIKHPTLGRRVGGILNRFLSNDLSYKTSVHLCMGLDKSDGRMELDSFGKLAIHWPTQNSRKLYDAIDQSVRQFKKVVNGRIMFHMPTWSWPMRRNVTVHPLGGCRLAPTAQQGVTSSQPESFGAVHHYRNLYVADGSLFPTAVGANPSATIAALAERVAQGITGEMPSDDL; encoded by the coding sequence ATGAAATTTGATGCTGAAGCCCTGGTCATCGGTTCCGGTTTCGGTGGTGGAGTCCTGGCCTGTCGGCTTGCCAGGAAATGGCCGCAGGACGTGATGGTGGTGGAGCGTGGCAAACGCTATGGTTTTGGGGCTTTCCCGCGTTCGCCGCATGATATGGCCAATAACTTTTTCGTGCAAAGAGAGGATGGTCATCGCCGTCCGCGGTTTGTACCGAAGGAGTCCACCAATGGACTCTTTGATATCCGAAGCTATGATCATATTGATGTCGTGCAGGCGGCCGGGCTTGGTGGTGGTTCCCTAATCTATGCGAACGTCTGGTTGGAACCGCCCGAGGCCATCTTTGATGAACGCTGGCCTGCCAGCTGCAAAAAAAAGGATCTGGAACCCTATTATGCCGTCACCAAAAAAGTGCTCGGAGCGCGAACGATTCCAACTGCGGAAAATGATCCGCGCCGGAACATGACGCGCACCCAATATTTTTCCAAGGCGGCCAAGGCCCTTGGCAGAAAATCCGAGCTGGTGCCGCTTATGGTCTACTTCGGCAAGGATCCGGCCAGGCCGCTGGATCCCGGCCTTCAGGAAACCAATCGCTATGGGGCTCTGCAAAGCTCTTGCAATTACTGCGCAGAATGCGACGTCGGCTGCAATATCCAGGCGAAAAATTCCACCGATCGCAACTACCTGCATGTCGCCGAGCATAAATACGGGGCGCGTATCCTGACCGAACATGAGGCCCAGAGCATTGCACCTTTGAATGCCTCAGGGCATGTGGATCCCACGGCGGATGGGCAGTTCGGTTATGAGGTTTTGGTGCGGGATCTGACCAACGGCAACGTGCGGCCCTTCCGCGTGCGCCGCGTGGTGGCCTCGGCAGGGACACTGGGGACCAATGAGCTTCTTCTGAAGTGCCGCGATAGGATGAAAACGCTGCCTAAAATCAGCCCGTACCTTGGTCATGGTTTTTCCGGCAACGGCGATTTCCTCTCGTTCATCGTCGATGCAGATCGACCGGCGAATCCGAATTATGGGCCTGTGATCACCCAGCGCATCGACTTCAACCTCTTCGAGAATTTTGATAAGGAACGCGCCTTCATCATGGAGGACGCCTCCTATCCCAATATCCTCGCCTGGTTTATCGAAGGACAAAAACCGGCTATTTTCAAGGTCAAAGCCTTCTGGCGAGGCCTGGTCGAGATGATCCGCACCTGGATCAAACATCCCACCCTCGGCCGCCGCGTGGGGGGCATACTCAACCGTTTTTTAAGCAACGATCTTTCGTATAAAACCAGCGTGCATCTTTGCATGGGGCTCGATAAGAGCGATGGCCGCATGGAACTCGATTCCTTTGGGAAGCTCGCAATACACTGGCCAACTCAGAACAGTCGCAAACTCTATGACGCCATCGACCAATCAGTCCGGCAATTCAAAAAGGTGGTGAACGGGCGGATCATGTTTCACATGCCCACCTGGAGCTGGCCGATGCGCCGCAACGTGACCGTGCATCCTCTGGGAGGCTGCCGCCTTGCGCCGACCGCTCAGCAGGGTGTGACGAGCAGCCAGCCGGAAAGCTTCGGGGCGGTTCATCACTATCGCAATCTTTATGTGGCCGATGGCAGTCTTTTCCCGACCGCGGTCGGGGCCAACCCCTCGGCAACGATTGCGGCTTTGGCGGAACGCGTGGCGCAGGGTATTACAGGTGAAATGCCGAGCGATGATCTCTAG
- a CDS encoding sensor histidine kinase has translation MLSGRSIGIIVWLLLGWMKPLSANTLVLSPAQGRYDLVPFVSAFEDKEGRFSVEDIRNIDQAGSFIPVSDLHKSSFGFTRSTIWFKVSIRNESERLQWILGSLRPDFYLFEVFIWQGDSQIAAKNIGTLHHPRDPYTRMPFGRFELPRDQDLTVYFRIRSDLQLAINFIVLDDQHHLDQATLENSIFYAYYGCLFALLVYNLCLFIFIRYKDYLMYVFFSSAMLLNAIVQGGYAEMWGFPWPLASTRDAHLVICLPAIAAMLYTRSFLNLARIAPKLDKLILSVVCLAVGLALLLMTPWGFSFSRYVSLFDLFSLFFVFLGAVTAIRHGDRTAVVFLIGWGSLASSVAVWVLGNVGVISKTTWVAVSPLMGNMLEMVLMSIALALRIKEIQQSRIEAEMKARERDNLQHLLRMVCHDISNPISIIKTVFFLASRRSQLKPDELKQWERVKRASDSIEGIINQVRRYEAFRSGKLAFELKPCSLRKVFEDIDFFFQTKAIEKGVKLSWRFIEESNDILVLADSTSLTHEIFNNLVSNAIKFTSEGGSVTLDAERIDNFAVITIRDTGIGMPRDILNLLFDPKANISRRGTNNESGTGFGMPLVKTFLEMFGGSIHIDSVEQQTGSVQHGTTIEIRLRIATSDVALPKT, from the coding sequence ATGCTCTCCGGCCGCTCCATTGGGATCATAGTCTGGCTGCTCCTTGGGTGGATGAAACCCTTGTCAGCCAATACCCTCGTGTTGTCTCCAGCACAGGGGCGCTATGATCTGGTCCCGTTCGTGAGCGCCTTCGAAGATAAGGAAGGCCGCTTTTCGGTCGAGGACATACGCAATATAGATCAGGCAGGATCGTTTATTCCGGTCTCCGATCTGCACAAAAGCAGCTTTGGCTTCACCCGCAGCACCATTTGGTTCAAAGTCTCGATCCGGAATGAAAGCGAGCGCCTGCAATGGATTTTGGGCTCCCTGCGGCCGGATTTTTATCTCTTTGAAGTCTTCATCTGGCAGGGCGACTCACAGATCGCAGCTAAAAATATAGGCACTCTGCATCATCCCCGTGATCCGTATACACGAATGCCGTTTGGGCGCTTCGAGCTGCCTCGCGACCAGGATCTCACGGTCTACTTCCGCATTCGCAGTGATCTGCAGCTCGCCATCAACTTCATCGTGCTCGACGATCAGCACCATCTGGATCAGGCCACGCTGGAAAATTCGATCTTCTATGCTTACTACGGCTGCCTTTTCGCGCTGCTCGTCTATAACCTTTGCCTCTTCATCTTCATTCGCTACAAAGATTATCTGATGTACGTGTTCTTTTCGAGCGCCATGCTGCTCAACGCCATTGTCCAGGGCGGTTACGCCGAGATGTGGGGCTTTCCCTGGCCGCTTGCCAGCACGCGGGATGCGCATCTTGTGATCTGTCTGCCCGCGATCGCGGCCATGCTTTATACCCGCAGTTTTCTGAACCTCGCCCGCATTGCCCCGAAGCTCGATAAGCTGATCCTGAGCGTCGTGTGCCTGGCTGTGGGTCTGGCGCTTCTCCTCATGACGCCCTGGGGTTTTTCCTTCTCCCGCTATGTGAGCCTCTTCGATCTCTTCTCGCTCTTTTTCGTCTTTCTGGGCGCTGTGACCGCCATTCGTCATGGCGACCGCACCGCTGTCGTTTTCCTGATCGGTTGGGGATCTTTGGCCAGCAGCGTGGCCGTGTGGGTGCTCGGCAACGTCGGCGTCATCAGCAAAACCACCTGGGTCGCCGTCTCGCCTTTGATGGGCAATATGCTGGAGATGGTCCTGATGTCGATCGCCCTGGCGCTCCGCATCAAGGAAATTCAGCAAAGCCGCATTGAAGCGGAGATGAAGGCTCGCGAACGGGATAACCTTCAGCATCTTCTGCGCATGGTTTGCCATGATATCAGTAATCCCATCTCGATTATCAAGACGGTCTTCTTCCTGGCCTCGCGCCGCAGTCAGCTGAAGCCTGATGAATTGAAGCAGTGGGAGCGGGTGAAGCGGGCGTCGGATTCCATCGAAGGGATCATCAACCAGGTTCGCCGCTATGAAGCCTTCCGTTCCGGCAAGCTGGCTTTCGAGCTGAAGCCCTGCTCCCTGCGCAAGGTCTTCGAGGATATCGACTTCTTCTTTCAGACCAAGGCCATTGAAAAGGGCGTGAAACTGTCCTGGCGCTTTATCGAGGAAAGCAATGATATCCTGGTGCTGGCCGACAGCACATCTCTGACCCACGAGATCTTCAATAACCTTGTGTCCAATGCCATCAAATTCACCTCGGAAGGTGGATCGGTGACGCTGGATGCCGAACGCATTGATAATTTCGCGGTGATTACGATTCGGGATACGGGCATAGGCATGCCGCGGGATATACTGAACCTGCTCTTCGATCCCAAGGCCAATATCTCGCGGCGCGGAACCAATAACGAGTCGGGCACAGGCTTTGGAATGCCTCTGGTGAAGACCTTCCTGGAAATGTTCGGGGGCAGCATTCATATCGATTCGGTCGAGCAGCAGACCGGTTCGGTGCAGCACGGCACGACCATCGAAATACGCCTGCGCATTGCAACGAGTGATGTGGCTCTGCCGAAGACCTGA
- a CDS encoding alpha/beta fold hydrolase: MAMTSAPVSLAFTEDMHGYCDFSGATQDFGRDEQQCYESAFQKGQSQGRAVKFRLTIQIPDIDRFVKDPSLKAEAIGKVEADAAGGDLQVEKGTFNLFVQPAPDQASTIAREMHYTLYLRNKKGEPWTFYGYKTVRDGAMAEVWNQTTTLYTRLWKGHSDKAPDQVAAQGILHLTAEDFARQLTTFKSSGRTILERARALTLFGGEFLGNLWTSYAPGFMQSEPELWSKVAIPVHTERGVSDATITHHAFDTRDGLTLDLQRFHRKAGDDVVVLLHGLTTSTDMFIMPEHQNLVDYLLDHGYGDVWSLDWRGSGRFNYNLEPHRFTLDDVAAYDIPPALEKIRAAVGPKARLHIIAHCVGGISTMLSMALQSYPGLASVTINSVGLTPRVSTWSRMKLMFAPFLVEKVLRYPYVSPRMPQFPGFALGKWLVPILGLFHRECRDPACHFISFMWGSGHPAAYQHSNMSVLTHGRLADLFGGTSMNYYRHISKMVKSGHACPMKAGVRGELTLPASYLEAFCQKKQPRLLLISGRENHIFPGANRALYEELRKKASNLPVQYWEIPGYGHQDIFMGQHAARDVFPGILKFLQGQEASV; this comes from the coding sequence ATGGCTATGACAAGCGCGCCTGTTTCTCTCGCATTTACTGAAGACATGCACGGATACTGTGATTTCAGCGGAGCCACGCAGGACTTTGGTCGTGATGAGCAGCAGTGCTACGAGTCGGCCTTTCAGAAGGGCCAGTCCCAGGGACGCGCCGTCAAATTCCGGTTGACGATCCAGATTCCCGACATCGATCGTTTTGTGAAAGATCCCTCGCTGAAGGCCGAGGCCATTGGCAAAGTCGAAGCGGATGCGGCGGGCGGTGATCTTCAGGTGGAAAAAGGGACCTTCAACCTCTTCGTGCAGCCGGCTCCTGATCAGGCGAGCACCATCGCGCGCGAGATGCATTACACGCTTTACCTAAGAAACAAAAAGGGCGAACCCTGGACGTTTTATGGCTATAAGACAGTGCGTGACGGCGCCATGGCGGAAGTCTGGAACCAGACCACGACGCTCTATACAAGGCTCTGGAAAGGGCATTCCGACAAGGCCCCGGATCAGGTCGCAGCCCAGGGCATCCTGCATCTGACGGCCGAAGACTTCGCGCGTCAGCTGACGACTTTCAAAAGTTCCGGGCGCACCATCCTGGAACGCGCCCGTGCGCTCACGCTCTTTGGTGGTGAATTCCTAGGCAATCTCTGGACCTCGTATGCTCCTGGCTTCATGCAGTCCGAACCTGAACTCTGGTCGAAGGTGGCGATTCCCGTGCACACCGAGCGCGGTGTCAGCGACGCGACGATCACGCATCACGCCTTTGATACGAGGGATGGTTTGACCCTTGATTTGCAGCGTTTTCATCGCAAGGCCGGTGACGACGTCGTGGTGCTCCTGCATGGGCTTACCACGTCGACCGACATGTTCATCATGCCGGAACATCAGAACCTCGTCGATTATCTTCTTGATCATGGCTATGGTGATGTCTGGTCCCTGGACTGGCGCGGCAGCGGGCGCTTCAACTATAACCTGGAGCCGCATCGCTTCACCCTGGATGATGTCGCGGCCTATGATATCCCGCCGGCTCTGGAAAAAATTCGGGCGGCGGTTGGACCCAAGGCGCGCCTTCATATCATCGCCCATTGCGTGGGCGGCATCAGCACCATGCTGAGCATGGCCCTGCAATCCTATCCTGGACTGGCTTCGGTGACCATCAATAGCGTGGGCCTGACGCCGCGCGTGAGCACTTGGTCACGCATGAAGCTGATGTTTGCCCCCTTCCTGGTCGAAAAAGTTCTGCGCTATCCCTATGTAAGTCCTCGCATGCCGCAGTTCCCCGGCTTTGCCCTTGGCAAATGGCTGGTGCCCATACTTGGGCTTTTCCACAGGGAATGCCGCGATCCGGCCTGCCACTTCATTAGCTTCATGTGGGGCTCTGGACATCCCGCAGCCTATCAGCACAGCAATATGAGTGTGCTGACCCATGGGCGACTCGCCGATCTTTTCGGTGGGACATCCATGAACTACTATCGTCACATCAGCAAAATGGTCAAAAGCGGCCACGCCTGTCCTATGAAGGCCGGGGTGCGTGGGGAGCTCACGCTGCCGGCGTCCTATCTGGAGGCGTTCTGCCAGAAAAAGCAGCCGCGCCTGCTTCTCATCAGCGGTCGCGAAAATCATATATTCCCAGGAGCCAATCGCGCGCTTTATGAAGAGCTTCGCAAAAAAGCTTCGAACCTGCCGGTCCAGTACTGGGAAATCCCTGGGTATGGTCATCAGGATATTTTCATGGGGCAGCACGCCGCGCGCGATGTCTTCCCCGGCATTCTCAAGTTTCTGCAAGGGCAGGAGGCATCCGTATGA
- a CDS encoding dihydrofolate reductase family protein: protein MTRRLYIANMISADGYFEGQGHDLSWHNVDAEYNDYSIDMLESVDRLLFGRKTWELMAAYWSTEQAKKSDPHVAGLMNSLPKYLCSRTLKKADWQNSHIVREPVLDTIRAWKKEEGRDIAVFGSSELCKSLLEAGLVDELRLILNPVLLGRGHSLFEGLGARYELTLMGLQSFSSGNILLRYKPRPA from the coding sequence ATGACCCGCAGACTTTACATCGCGAACATGATCAGCGCCGACGGTTATTTTGAAGGCCAGGGGCACGATCTCAGCTGGCATAACGTGGACGCCGAGTACAATGACTACTCCATCGACATGCTGGAATCGGTGGACAGACTTCTCTTTGGACGCAAGACCTGGGAACTGATGGCCGCCTACTGGTCGACAGAACAGGCCAAAAAGAGCGATCCGCACGTGGCCGGCCTTATGAATTCCCTGCCCAAATATCTTTGTTCGCGCACCTTAAAAAAGGCCGACTGGCAGAACAGTCATATCGTTCGTGAACCCGTTTTGGACACGATCCGCGCCTGGAAAAAAGAAGAGGGTCGCGACATCGCCGTCTTTGGCAGCTCCGAACTCTGCAAGTCCCTGCTGGAGGCCGGACTGGTGGATGAACTGCGGCTCATCCTGAATCCGGTTCTCCTGGGCCGGGGACATTCGCTTTTCGAGGGCCTCGGGGCGCGTTATGAACTGACCCTCATGGGCCTTCAGAGTTTTTCATCCGGCAATATTCTGCTGCGCTATAAACCCCGCCCAGCCTAA
- a CDS encoding FHA domain-containing protein yields MTTKGKSDKDKRGVLVCISGKSQNELVKLRRDNTIFGREKADIIVSDAEVSATHCQIQCIEDSYHIFDMNSSNGTFVNGQRIVKAKLKEGDVIEIGKTVFRFALEDEKNVRHIPTLFSSTKKQDRSNSLVDTLIEKELKQAHKVHLEIIVQYGNGSRETIHLHQKVAYIGRASSFGHFDQDSEISRKHMMIKLNDTGEVFVEDQGSTNGSFLNGQKMTGMHRVQPTDEVRVGRCILRIIAKS; encoded by the coding sequence ATGACGACCAAAGGGAAATCGGACAAAGACAAGCGCGGCGTCCTCGTCTGTATTTCTGGCAAGAGTCAAAATGAGCTGGTGAAACTCCGCCGGGATAATACCATTTTCGGGCGCGAGAAGGCCGATATCATTGTGTCTGACGCCGAGGTGTCGGCCACGCACTGCCAGATTCAGTGCATTGAAGATTCCTATCATATCTTCGATATGAACAGCAGCAACGGGACCTTCGTCAACGGCCAGCGCATCGTGAAGGCCAAACTCAAGGAAGGCGATGTCATTGAAATCGGCAAAACGGTCTTTCGTTTTGCGCTAGAGGATGAAAAGAACGTTCGCCACATTCCCACGCTCTTCAGTTCCACGAAAAAACAGGATCGCAGCAACAGCCTCGTGGATACCTTGATAGAGAAGGAACTCAAGCAAGCGCATAAGGTTCACCTGGAAATCATCGTGCAGTATGGCAACGGCAGCCGCGAGACGATCCACCTGCACCAGAAGGTCGCCTATATCGGCCGCGCCTCCAGTTTTGGGCATTTTGATCAGGATTCGGAAATTTCCAGGAAACATATGATGATTAAGCTCAATGACACCGGCGAAGTCTTCGTCGAGGATCAGGGCTCGACCAACGGGTCGTTTCTGAACGGCCAGAAGATGACCGGCATGCACCGCGTGCAGCCCACCGATGAGGTGCGCGTCGGACGCTGTATTCTACGTATTATTGCCAAGAGTTGA
- a CDS encoding Spy/CpxP family protein refolding chaperone, giving the protein MRPVKITLLMLMAFFTSEMALAQPPARNPERQIHEVLKTVQLDPEQKVKVRQIRESSRNRLQGLREELDKSRRALDEQLDNSADDPAVREAFQNLQTARAALEKARFERMLAIRAVLSEQQRLAFQNLRQKTRAAREPGPSGTRRE; this is encoded by the coding sequence ATGCGCCCTGTAAAAATAACTCTTCTGATGCTGATGGCCTTTTTCACGTCCGAGATGGCTCTGGCCCAACCGCCTGCGCGCAATCCTGAACGGCAGATTCATGAGGTGCTGAAGACGGTTCAGCTCGATCCTGAACAAAAGGTTAAAGTGCGGCAGATCCGTGAGTCAAGCCGCAATCGTCTTCAGGGTCTGCGGGAAGAGCTGGACAAAAGTCGTCGGGCCTTGGATGAGCAGCTGGATAACAGTGCGGATGACCCCGCTGTGCGCGAGGCCTTTCAGAACCTTCAGACAGCGCGTGCGGCCCTGGAAAAAGCCCGTTTTGAACGCATGCTCGCCATCCGCGCGGTTCTGTCCGAACAGCAAAGGTTGGCGTTCCAAAATCTGAGGCAGAAAACGCGCGCCGCCCGGGAGCCGGGACCTTCCGGCACACGGCGTGAGTGA
- a CDS encoding YcaO-like family protein, giving the protein MKKQLKNADIPPDWTLIDDLHDQRRIGDCTLIMRGYACQRISDQLIVTGSWAGWEESPLDKARLELRERLALVQAMDQSARIWPLLHIVSRKKTGFARGSQLFPSSDDPRTMQFARSNGVASGENFADAARRAAFEIVERHMVLASWYGASRPQACTLPLPAALQSLSSLFDFQHYDFGSFYVHDCGSVFVRGTFLWPLHDEMPVIYGFGAGASEEEAGIKALSEAVQRLAFLDPLDAPKDEPNFSPTPDFHQDYFLHPARKPRLRAWLQGEASHPGFPVDHCRSGIAQALDLTVRGSGHGAVVRVMISGTLPLVFGRFQPLAWPKLPADFLIHPIV; this is encoded by the coding sequence ATGAAAAAGCAGCTTAAAAATGCGGATATTCCGCCTGATTGGACCTTGATCGACGATCTGCATGACCAACGCCGAATCGGCGACTGCACCCTGATCATGCGCGGCTATGCCTGCCAGCGGATCTCCGATCAGCTGATCGTGACCGGCAGCTGGGCCGGCTGGGAAGAATCCCCGCTGGACAAGGCCCGCCTGGAGCTTCGGGAAAGGCTCGCGCTGGTGCAGGCCATGGATCAATCCGCTCGCATCTGGCCGCTGCTTCACATCGTCAGCCGGAAAAAAACGGGATTCGCTCGCGGATCGCAGCTATTCCCTAGCTCTGATGATCCCAGGACCATGCAGTTCGCACGATCCAATGGCGTCGCATCAGGCGAGAATTTTGCTGATGCCGCGCGACGTGCGGCCTTTGAAATCGTGGAACGGCATATGGTTCTGGCCAGCTGGTACGGGGCTTCGCGCCCTCAGGCCTGCACCCTGCCGCTGCCTGCCGCTCTGCAAAGTCTTTCGTCGCTTTTTGATTTTCAGCATTATGATTTTGGATCGTTCTACGTCCACGACTGCGGCAGCGTTTTCGTGCGCGGCACTTTCCTCTGGCCGCTTCATGACGAAATGCCCGTGATTTATGGATTCGGGGCCGGTGCAAGCGAGGAAGAGGCAGGCATCAAAGCCTTGAGCGAAGCAGTGCAGCGCCTTGCGTTCCTCGACCCTTTGGATGCCCCGAAAGACGAGCCCAACTTCAGTCCGACGCCCGACTTTCATCAGGACTATTTTCTGCATCCCGCACGCAAGCCCCGGCTTCGGGCATGGCTTCAGGGCGAGGCTTCGCATCCTGGCTTCCCGGTGGATCATTGCCGTTCCGGGATTGCGCAGGCTTTGGATCTGACCGTTCGCGGCTCTGGGCACGGCGCGGTGGTGCGGGTTATGATTTCAGGGACGCTTCCGCTGGTATTCGGCCGATTTCAACCGTTGGCATGGCCGAAGCTGCCGGCTGATTTCTTAATTCACCCAATTGTGTAA
- a CDS encoding RNA polymerase sigma factor translates to MMDFALVYRDYAGLVRRVLSGLLPASEVDDGVQEVFLKVHRHLDGFRGDSSLKSWVYRISLNTAQDMQRAQSWRRFLKPGATAHDSGDARPNAEVRLGEYQMLQEGLQKLTFKERSAVVLFYWEEESLEDIARHLQIPEGTVKSRLSTARKKLQSWLEREGEAP, encoded by the coding sequence ATGATGGACTTCGCCCTTGTCTATCGGGATTATGCCGGCCTTGTCCGCCGTGTTCTGAGTGGGCTTTTGCCCGCTTCGGAGGTGGATGATGGGGTGCAGGAGGTTTTTCTGAAAGTTCATCGCCATCTGGATGGATTTCGCGGGGATTCCTCCTTGAAATCCTGGGTGTATCGGATCAGCCTGAACACAGCGCAGGATATGCAGCGGGCCCAGAGCTGGCGGCGGTTTTTGAAGCCCGGCGCGACGGCTCATGATTCCGGTGATGCCCGGCCGAATGCTGAAGTGCGGCTGGGGGAATATCAGATGCTGCAAGAGGGTTTGCAAAAATTGACTTTCAAGGAGCGCAGCGCTGTGGTTTTGTTTTATTGGGAAGAGGAGAGTCTTGAGGACATCGCGCGGCATCTTCAGATTCCTGAAGGTACTGTGAAATCGCGGCTCTCCACCGCGCGAAAAAAACTGCAGAGTTGGCTGGAAAGGGAAGGGGAAGCGCCATGA
- a CDS encoding HAMP domain-containing sensor histidine kinase — MQRDTVMVDPKVNIAMSLVMIPMLIVFFRPTFLELLGFFVIDFGLLFVLYPFDVKTFHRYFPKTRHFFPQPRLTLFAMNDIEERLTIYKAMAEFPWQRASFVIAVSFLKVTPCFMYGLWVWGDRYSALEIILKGFAICAFTFSYGAGMGFLGYHNQVSETLKLVHLKSNWSDVFRKVNPLPNARIFQSFEILAIMGVLVFWLGMICLIPFDKSYSPWWSLVQILYLSAFGIYFISQIYVSSRRQITSGIESLITFHGSQGQPLDPRGLPLSTYPTLAWYQKTFNDMVERNVASEQEIHRWILRKAEDSRYLQLGRVTGLFIHDLATPLTIMGLSVSQLEEGTGDQAVTHRYVERLRFCLQQITDFIGNLRLSIRDSAVNARQASPYIAHQAALRMLSYLHEQAVYKKLKFECQVDPELRVSFPQPELNQVVQNLYSNAVSNLLEHKVANPTLIMQFDVPDSEHVNLFVRDNGTGLSMQNFHFITEEADRLPGKDGIGLKLTKRLVELYGGSLSLVDSDAQQGSAFLIRLAMARAPGQAHPVFTQLGELRNQPAASAMPTVEIGRIPAEASLKS; from the coding sequence ATGCAACGTGACACCGTCATGGTCGATCCCAAAGTTAATATCGCTATGTCACTTGTAATGATTCCGATGCTTATCGTTTTCTTCCGGCCTACCTTCCTGGAGCTGCTTGGTTTTTTCGTGATTGATTTTGGTTTGCTTTTTGTCCTTTACCCTTTTGATGTCAAAACTTTTCATCGGTACTTTCCCAAGACGCGACATTTTTTTCCGCAGCCCAGGCTCACACTCTTCGCGATGAATGATATCGAAGAGCGGCTGACGATCTATAAAGCTATGGCTGAATTCCCTTGGCAGCGAGCTTCGTTCGTGATCGCCGTCAGTTTCCTGAAGGTCACTCCATGTTTTATGTATGGTCTCTGGGTATGGGGCGATCGTTACAGTGCCCTCGAAATCATCTTGAAAGGCTTTGCCATCTGTGCCTTCACCTTTTCCTATGGCGCCGGCATGGGCTTTCTCGGATATCACAATCAAGTCAGCGAGACATTGAAGCTCGTGCATCTCAAAAGCAATTGGTCGGATGTGTTCCGCAAGGTCAATCCCTTACCGAATGCCCGCATTTTCCAGAGTTTTGAAATACTCGCCATTATGGGCGTGCTGGTCTTCTGGCTGGGCATGATCTGTTTGATTCCCTTCGATAAGAGCTATTCCCCCTGGTGGTCTTTGGTTCAGATCCTTTATCTCTCGGCTTTTGGCATTTACTTCATCAGTCAGATCTATGTGTCGAGTCGTCGTCAGATCACCAGCGGAATCGAGTCTTTGATCACCTTTCACGGCAGCCAGGGGCAGCCTTTGGATCCGCGCGGCCTGCCGCTCAGCACCTATCCGACCCTGGCCTGGTATCAGAAGACTTTCAACGACATGGTGGAACGCAACGTCGCCTCGGAGCAGGAGATCCACCGCTGGATCCTGCGCAAGGCGGAGGATTCCCGCTACCTGCAGCTCGGCCGCGTGACCGGGCTCTTCATACACGATCTTGCCACGCCCCTCACCATCATGGGTCTTTCCGTTTCCCAGCTGGAAGAAGGCACAGGGGATCAGGCCGTCACGCATCGTTATGTCGAGCGCCTTCGCTTCTGTCTGCAGCAGATCACCGATTTCATCGGCAACCTGCGCCTTTCCATAAGAGACAGCGCCGTCAATGCCCGTCAGGCCTCGCCCTACATCGCGCATCAGGCGGCGCTGCGCATGCTTTCGTATCTTCACGAGCAGGCTGTTTATAAAAAGCTGAAGTTCGAGTGCCAGGTGGATCCCGAGCTGCGGGTGTCCTTTCCCCAGCCTGAACTGAATCAGGTCGTGCAGAATCTTTATTCCAATGCGGTCTCCAACCTTTTGGAGCATAAGGTCGCGAATCCCACCCTCATCATGCAGTTCGACGTTCCCGATTCTGAGCATGTGAACCTGTTCGTGCGGGACAATGGAACGGGGCTTTCGATGCAGAATTTTCATTTCATCACCGAAGAGGCGGATCGACTGCCGGGCAAGGACGGTATTGGGCTGAAGCTCACCAAAAGACTCGTCGAGCTTTACGGGGGCTCCTTGAGCCTTGTGGATTCAGATGCCCAGCAGGGCTCGGCTTTTCTGATAAGGCTGGCGATGGCCCGAGCGCCCGGCCAGGCCCACCCTGTCTTTACACAATTGGGTGAATTAAGAAATCAGCCGGCAGCTTCGGCCATGCCAACGGTTGAAATCGGCCGAATACCAGCGGAAGCGTCCCTGAAATCATAA